Proteins from a genomic interval of Chroococcidiopsis thermalis PCC 7203:
- a CDS encoding acyl-CoA dehydrogenase, protein MNLLDPVFVIPALIFLFLALGYIGVPLWLWSLYFVLVLSAWNPPIWVWSLFGVVAAILNLPILRRSLVTSLIVSAIKAFNLLPNISATEQAAIEAGTVWVDGEFFSGQPNFRRINSEPYPQVTPELQAFLDGPVEQVCRMVSDWEIYRRKDLPPEVWAYLRHEGFFGMMIPKEYGGLGFSNFAYSAVMMKLASRSFTHTATVGVTNSLGPAKLLLRYGTPAQKDYYLPRLAKGDEIPCFALTEPQAGSDAGSITSEGVVFPAEDGKLYLRLNFRKRYITLGAIATLIGLAFRLRDPENLLGKGEDVGITCALIPADTPGVVLGRRHDPMGVPFYNSPVEGHDVIISIDQVIGGVEQVGQGWKMLMQSLAAGRGISFPATCTGVAKLVARVTGAHATVRQQFGLPIGRFEGIEEPLARIGGLTYLMDAARAYTCGAVDRGEQPAVISAIAKYNLTELSRQIINDGMDILGGSGICRGPRNLLANIYIATPISITVEGANILTRTMMIFGQGAIRCHPYVFAEVIALKQSDVSAFDRAFWHHVGFMMRNGCRALLLSLSRGYLARPPVTGATAKYYRKLEWAAATFAWLTDLVLFCFGGTLKRREKLTGRFADILSWMYLATATLRRFEAEGCKEDLPFIRWAVEYALAQIQLGFEGIFSNLPIPILGSLFRKPVIWWWRLNAIGSLPSDRLGSEIARNLQTPGQQRDRLTAGIYVPVDPNEALGRLENAFLLSSQAEPVFKTIKAASREGQLPSGKPEQLVTAAREAEIITLEEAELIRAAEIARNEAIQVDTFTLLEYQQGVEDRQEQLKLMDRAALLPK, encoded by the coding sequence ATGAACCTGCTCGATCCAGTCTTTGTCATTCCCGCGCTAATTTTCCTATTTTTAGCACTGGGTTACATTGGCGTTCCTTTGTGGCTGTGGTCGCTGTATTTTGTCCTGGTACTATCAGCGTGGAATCCGCCAATTTGGGTGTGGTCGCTGTTTGGTGTGGTGGCAGCAATCTTAAATTTACCCATATTACGGCGATCGCTTGTCACATCTTTGATCGTTTCCGCCATTAAAGCTTTCAATCTCTTACCAAACATCTCTGCAACTGAACAAGCAGCGATCGAGGCAGGAACTGTTTGGGTAGATGGTGAGTTCTTTTCCGGTCAACCCAATTTTCGCAGAATTAACAGCGAACCCTATCCTCAAGTCACGCCAGAACTCCAAGCATTTCTTGACGGACCAGTAGAACAAGTTTGCCGCATGGTCAGCGATTGGGAAATTTACCGTCGCAAAGACTTACCACCGGAAGTCTGGGCATATCTCAGACACGAAGGCTTCTTCGGCATGATGATTCCCAAAGAGTATGGCGGTTTGGGCTTTTCTAACTTTGCCTACAGCGCCGTGATGATGAAGTTGGCATCGCGATCGTTCACCCACACGGCGACAGTGGGAGTGACGAACTCCCTCGGACCCGCTAAGCTATTGCTGCGATATGGTACTCCAGCTCAGAAAGACTATTATCTGCCCCGACTAGCCAAGGGAGATGAAATTCCCTGTTTTGCCCTGACCGAACCCCAGGCTGGCTCAGATGCGGGTAGCATTACTTCTGAAGGGGTCGTGTTTCCAGCTGAAGATGGAAAACTATATCTGCGCTTGAATTTCCGCAAACGCTACATTACCCTGGGCGCGATCGCCACTTTAATCGGTCTGGCGTTTCGCCTTCGCGATCCAGAAAATTTGCTGGGAAAAGGAGAGGATGTAGGCATTACTTGCGCTTTAATTCCGGCGGATACGCCTGGTGTGGTTTTAGGACGGCGACACGATCCGATGGGAGTTCCGTTTTACAATTCTCCGGTTGAAGGGCATGATGTCATCATCTCCATCGACCAAGTTATCGGTGGTGTAGAACAGGTGGGTCAGGGTTGGAAAATGTTGATGCAGAGCCTGGCTGCGGGTCGGGGCATCAGCTTTCCTGCTACCTGTACCGGAGTTGCCAAACTCGTAGCGCGAGTGACGGGCGCTCACGCAACAGTGCGACAGCAGTTTGGTTTGCCAATCGGTCGGTTTGAAGGAATTGAGGAACCCCTAGCTCGGATTGGGGGACTGACATATTTGATGGATGCCGCTCGGGCTTATACTTGTGGCGCAGTCGATCGCGGCGAGCAACCTGCTGTCATTTCGGCGATCGCTAAGTACAACCTGACGGAACTCTCGCGTCAAATTATCAATGACGGGATGGATATTCTCGGTGGTTCTGGTATCTGTCGCGGTCCCAGAAACCTACTCGCAAATATCTACATTGCTACTCCGATCTCGATTACGGTTGAAGGCGCGAATATCCTCACTCGCACGATGATGATCTTCGGTCAAGGAGCGATCCGCTGTCATCCCTACGTATTTGCAGAAGTTATTGCCCTCAAACAGTCGGATGTCTCGGCTTTCGATCGCGCCTTTTGGCATCACGTTGGTTTCATGATGCGTAATGGTTGCCGTGCCTTACTGCTGAGTCTGTCTCGTGGCTATCTCGCCCGTCCGCCTGTAACTGGAGCTACTGCTAAATACTACCGCAAACTCGAATGGGCAGCCGCGACTTTTGCTTGGCTGACCGATTTAGTTCTCTTCTGTTTTGGTGGCACGTTAAAGCGGCGAGAAAAACTAACTGGACGATTTGCTGATATTCTTTCTTGGATGTATTTGGCAACAGCTACTCTGCGCCGATTTGAGGCAGAAGGTTGCAAGGAAGATTTACCCTTTATCCGCTGGGCAGTAGAATATGCCTTAGCTCAAATTCAGCTTGGATTTGAGGGAATTTTCAGTAACCTACCCATACCAATTCTCGGTAGTTTATTCCGAAAACCTGTGATTTGGTGGTGGCGGCTCAATGCGATCGGTTCTTTACCATCTGACCGACTTGGCAGTGAAATTGCTCGTAACCTTCAAACACCAGGACAGCAACGCGATCGCCTCACCGCAGGTATTTATGTTCCTGTAGATCCAAATGAAGCCTTGGGACGCTTGGAAAATGCTTTTCTCCTGTCATCCCAAGCCGAACCAGTATTCAAAACTATCAAAGCTGCCAGTCGTGAAGGTCAGCTGCCGTCAGGAAAACCGGAGCAGCTAGTTACAGCAGCACGTGAGGCTGAGATAATTACTCTAGAAGAGGCTGAGCTAATTCGTGCGGCAGAAATTGCTCGTAATGAAGCAATTCAAGTAGATACATTTACACTTTTGGAATACCAACAAGGAGTAGAGGATCGACAAGAACAACTGAAATTGATGGATCGAGCGGCTTTGTTGCCTAAATAG
- a CDS encoding acetyl-CoA C-acyltransferase encodes MKEAYIVSSVRTAVGKAPRGTLRHVRPDDMGAVAVKGAIARVEGLAPEYIDDIIIGCAFPEAEQGFNLGRVIAQRAGLPDSVAGCTVNRFCASGLQTIAMAAQAIATGQAEIMVAGGAESMSLIPMGGHYLAPNPEVLAETPQAYCTMGITAENVAQQYGVSRQEQDVFALRSHQKALVAIRQGRFAEEIIPLPVRETLYIDGKPQVVEQVFQLDEGPRADTSLEALARLQPVFRQGGAVTAGNSSQTSDGAAATVLMSQRWVNKLGVKPLGRMLGFAVAGVPPEIMGIGPVEAVPKVLKQVGLSLEDIGLIELNEAFAAQSLAVISKLGLNEEIVNVNGGAIALGHPLGCTGAKLTATLLHEMKRRNIRYGLVTMCVGGGMGAAAVFENLATS; translated from the coding sequence ATGAAAGAAGCCTATATTGTTAGCAGCGTTCGGACTGCGGTGGGAAAAGCGCCACGCGGTACGTTACGCCACGTTCGCCCAGATGACATGGGCGCGGTGGCAGTCAAAGGCGCGATCGCTCGCGTCGAAGGACTTGCACCAGAATATATTGACGATATCATTATCGGCTGTGCGTTTCCAGAAGCGGAACAGGGATTTAATTTGGGACGAGTTATTGCTCAGCGGGCGGGTTTGCCCGATTCAGTGGCAGGTTGTACCGTCAACCGTTTTTGTGCTTCTGGACTCCAGACGATCGCGATGGCAGCTCAAGCGATCGCCACGGGACAAGCAGAAATTATGGTGGCGGGTGGAGCCGAATCGATGAGTTTGATTCCGATGGGGGGACACTATCTAGCTCCCAATCCAGAAGTGTTGGCGGAGACTCCACAAGCCTACTGTACGATGGGGATTACGGCTGAGAACGTAGCCCAGCAGTACGGAGTTTCTCGCCAGGAACAAGATGTTTTTGCGCTGCGATCGCATCAGAAAGCTTTAGTTGCAATTAGGCAAGGTCGTTTTGCTGAAGAAATTATCCCGCTTCCGGTGCGCGAAACTCTCTATATTGATGGCAAGCCGCAGGTTGTGGAGCAAGTTTTTCAGCTTGATGAAGGTCCTCGCGCCGATACCAGTCTGGAAGCATTGGCGCGGTTGCAACCTGTTTTTCGCCAAGGTGGAGCGGTTACAGCTGGGAACTCATCCCAAACTTCGGATGGAGCAGCAGCGACGGTGTTAATGAGTCAGCGCTGGGTCAACAAACTCGGTGTAAAACCTCTAGGACGGATGTTAGGGTTTGCAGTCGCCGGAGTTCCCCCAGAAATTATGGGGATTGGACCAGTTGAGGCTGTACCAAAGGTGCTGAAGCAAGTGGGTTTAAGCTTGGAAGATATCGGGTTAATCGAGTTGAATGAAGCCTTTGCCGCGCAAAGCTTAGCAGTAATTAGCAAGCTCGGTTTGAATGAGGAGATTGTCAATGTCAACGGCGGCGCGATCGCCCTCGGTCATCCTCTAGGTTGCACGGGTGCGAAGCTGACAGCCACCCTGCTGCACGAAATGAAACGGCGTAACATTCGTTACGGTCTGGTGACGATGTGCGTTGGTGGTGGGATGGGAGCAGCGGCAGTGTTTGAGAATTTGGCAACCTCCTAA
- a CDS encoding 3-hydroxyacyl-CoA dehydrogenase/enoyl-CoA hydratase family protein, with product MFKPFRTAAVLGAGVMGSQIAAHLANAGLTVHLLDLAGKGSNKNELVETSFKKALKLSPPIFFTEKTARRVIVGNFDEHFDSVAAVDWVIEAVVENLDIKQKLMERLESVIRSDTIVSTNTSGLPIDAIAQGRSESFRQRFLGTHFFNPPRYLKLLEIIPTADTDPQVLERMKWFGELHLGKGVVVAKDTPNFIANRIGMYVTMLGLQALTQGYTIEEIDTLTGTIAGRPKSATFRTADLVGLDTLMYVASNLYPAIPHDESREVFRVPELLRKLVETGTLGAKTGQGFYKKQDRQILSLNPETLAYEPAKPLNLGDIEAIGKIPDLGDRLRALYRDRSRAGAFFRESILKTLSYAACRIPEIADSPTDIDKAMRWGFGWELGPFEIWDVLGFETVLADMKAAGMTVPEWAEVKSQKSKVKSENLIFDSRLPLIWQNPEAALLDMGDGVVLYEFRSKGNTLSLQVVDGLTEVLDLLENDYRGLVIGNSSAHFSGGANLAEMAMMAQSGLGAIADLIVKFQTLLQRIHYFPKPIVAAIQGRVLGGGCELVMACPQVVAAAETYIGLVELSVGLIPGAGGIMRSVTWAADRAATEAPHHIQPFLRRVFETIGMAKVSNSAAEAQELGFLPPTARILMNGDRRLEVAKEEVLCSDRAGYASPPERNAIMVLGRPGRAMLDYAADTLYRGGFISEYDRYLANRLAYVMAGGELSAPALVDENYLLQLEREAFLPLLSQPKTQERIAHTLKHKKPLRN from the coding sequence ATGTTTAAGCCGTTCCGAACCGCCGCCGTTCTTGGTGCGGGAGTGATGGGAAGCCAGATTGCCGCTCACCTCGCCAATGCAGGTTTAACCGTACATTTATTAGATCTCGCTGGCAAGGGGAGCAATAAAAACGAATTAGTTGAAACATCATTTAAAAAAGCCCTGAAGCTATCTCCACCTATATTTTTTACAGAAAAGACAGCCCGTCGCGTCATTGTGGGAAATTTTGACGAGCATTTTGACTCAGTTGCCGCTGTCGATTGGGTCATTGAAGCAGTGGTAGAAAATCTAGATATTAAGCAAAAGCTGATGGAACGCCTAGAGAGCGTAATTCGCTCGGATACAATCGTATCCACCAATACGAGCGGTTTACCAATCGACGCGATCGCCCAAGGACGTTCTGAATCCTTTCGTCAAAGGTTTTTGGGAACTCATTTTTTCAATCCGCCCCGCTATCTCAAATTACTCGAAATCATTCCGACAGCTGATACCGATCCGCAAGTACTAGAAAGAATGAAGTGGTTCGGAGAGCTACATTTAGGTAAAGGGGTCGTAGTCGCAAAGGATACTCCTAACTTTATTGCTAACCGAATTGGGATGTATGTCACAATGCTCGGTTTGCAGGCGTTAACGCAGGGATACACGATTGAGGAAATCGATACTCTAACGGGAACAATTGCAGGTAGACCAAAATCAGCCACATTCCGCACGGCGGATTTAGTCGGACTAGATACGTTGATGTATGTCGCCAGCAATCTCTATCCAGCTATTCCCCATGATGAAAGCAGAGAAGTCTTCCGCGTGCCGGAACTATTACGCAAACTCGTAGAGACGGGGACGCTAGGAGCGAAAACGGGTCAAGGCTTTTACAAAAAGCAAGACCGACAAATTCTGTCATTAAATCCAGAAACACTCGCTTACGAACCAGCTAAACCTCTAAATTTGGGTGATATTGAGGCAATTGGTAAGATTCCCGATTTAGGCGATCGCCTGCGGGCATTGTATCGCGATCGCAGTCGTGCGGGTGCTTTCTTCCGCGAGTCTATCCTTAAAACATTAAGTTATGCTGCCTGCCGCATTCCCGAAATTGCCGACAGTCCTACCGACATTGACAAAGCAATGCGATGGGGCTTTGGCTGGGAACTCGGTCCTTTTGAAATTTGGGATGTATTGGGATTTGAAACCGTGCTGGCAGATATGAAAGCTGCGGGAATGACCGTGCCGGAATGGGCAGAAGTCAAAAGTCAAAAGTCAAAAGTCAAAAGTGAAAATTTGATTTTCGACTCCCGACTCCCGCTAATATGGCAAAATCCCGAAGCAGCATTGCTAGACATGGGCGATGGGGTGGTTTTGTATGAGTTTCGCTCGAAGGGTAATACTTTGAGTTTGCAAGTGGTTGACGGTTTGACTGAGGTGTTGGATCTGCTAGAGAACGATTATCGAGGATTGGTCATTGGCAACAGCAGCGCTCATTTCTCAGGTGGGGCAAATCTGGCGGAAATGGCAATGATGGCGCAGTCGGGATTAGGGGCGATCGCCGATCTGATTGTCAAATTTCAAACTCTGCTACAACGAATTCATTACTTCCCCAAACCAATTGTTGCAGCAATTCAGGGGCGCGTGTTGGGTGGTGGCTGCGAGTTAGTCATGGCGTGTCCGCAAGTCGTGGCAGCAGCAGAAACTTATATTGGCTTGGTGGAACTGAGTGTAGGTTTAATTCCTGGGGCTGGTGGCATTATGCGATCGGTGACTTGGGCAGCCGATCGCGCTGCCACAGAAGCACCCCATCACATCCAACCATTCCTGCGGCGAGTGTTTGAAACAATTGGCATGGCGAAAGTCTCCAATAGTGCTGCGGAAGCCCAAGAACTAGGATTTCTACCACCGACAGCCAGAATTTTAATGAATGGCGATCGCCGTTTAGAAGTTGCCAAAGAAGAAGTCTTATGTAGCGATCGCGCAGGTTACGCCTCACCCCCCGAACGCAACGCCATTATGGTGCTAGGTCGTCCGGGGAGAGCAATGTTGGATTATGCTGCCGATACTCTTTACCGAGGCGGCTTCATCAGCGAATACGATCGCTATTTAGCCAACCGTTTAGCCTACGTCATGGCTGGCGGGGAACTTTCCGCACCTGCTTTAGTTGATGAAAACTACTTACTGCAATTAGAACGGGAAGCATTTTTACCCCTACTCAGCCAGCCCAAAACCCAAGAGCGGATTGCTCACACGTTGAAGCATAAAAAGCCGCTACGAAATTGA
- a CDS encoding AMP-dependent synthetase/ligase, producing MLWSNKIYTAPPNSGNVLLGRTLPSLLDEACDRAPNFHALNWWTEQGWQSLSERAFRTAAEEVALGLSNLGLEKGDRVALLMQSDVNFCIVDMGCLLAQLIDVPIDLTQTLENIVFITQHSEAKGLIVSNLDLLDHIIPYLSSTPDLQIAIVADVPLDWQGQSKHPQSLQIFSLAEIRQRGQAQMSDERQQQLRASLTANDLATIIYIPGATGKPQGVMLTHENLSANALAMFSGIPDLELGAKEVVLSFLPLTHVFARVFFYGHMNYGHSVYFTTPNRVMKHLKEVQPTIFATVPLLLEKIYQRILETGSQTPQPETAKSVKYDLLPRFRTFAAQMFQKKQETPQQKFRLSSLRWLPPTQFKLPHWQASLTAWKSLQTEQTQRLVDWAIALAQQYELGRSPSGKYDWMLKLANRLVFSRWRSVFGGHLKYAICGGAALKAEIANLFAAARVTILQGYGLTETSSAVACNRGSFNRAGTVGVPLPGIEIAIASDGEILVRGPYVTQGYYKNPEATQQAIDSEGWFHTGDIGEFTADGFLKIVGLKKSHFKLSTGKYVTPQPLEHKLEQSPLVAKAVAVGAERKFCAMLIFPDFNNLRQQAQLLELDLPDAELLNHPCILALYQALVDEANCHLPYWSLVKRFQLINATLSVENGMLTPSGEVKRARIAEMFAQEINTLYGQEDSKRRETQRHEQLNLCPPVPAASTCPAYAQSLSQGVERIRNSEFGIRN from the coding sequence ATGTTGTGGTCTAACAAAATTTACACAGCTCCTCCCAACTCTGGGAATGTGTTGTTGGGACGCACATTGCCTTCATTATTAGATGAAGCCTGCGATCGCGCTCCCAATTTCCATGCTTTAAATTGGTGGACGGAACAAGGTTGGCAGTCCTTATCCGAGCGAGCCTTTCGGACTGCGGCTGAAGAAGTAGCACTCGGTTTGTCGAACTTAGGGTTAGAGAAGGGCGATCGCGTTGCCCTCCTGATGCAGAGCGATGTTAACTTTTGCATAGTTGACATGGGCTGCTTGCTAGCTCAACTGATTGACGTACCGATCGATCTCACCCAAACGTTGGAAAATATTGTTTTTATTACGCAACACAGCGAAGCCAAAGGACTAATTGTTTCTAACCTCGACTTACTCGACCACATCATACCTTACTTAAGCAGCACGCCCGATCTACAAATCGCGATCGTCGCCGATGTTCCCCTCGATTGGCAAGGACAATCCAAGCACCCTCAATCGCTCCAAATCTTTTCTCTAGCAGAGATACGGCAGCGAGGACAAGCTCAGATGTCAGATGAGAGGCAACAACAGCTACGCGCATCGCTAACAGCCAACGACTTAGCCACCATCATTTATATCCCTGGAGCCACTGGCAAGCCTCAAGGAGTGATGCTGACTCACGAAAATCTTTCTGCTAATGCCCTAGCAATGTTTAGTGGAATTCCCGATTTAGAACTGGGTGCAAAGGAGGTCGTACTTTCATTTTTACCCTTAACTCATGTTTTTGCCCGTGTCTTTTTCTACGGTCACATGAATTACGGGCATAGCGTTTACTTCACCACTCCTAACCGAGTGATGAAACATCTTAAAGAGGTACAACCAACGATCTTTGCTACCGTGCCTCTGTTGCTGGAAAAAATTTATCAGCGAATTTTAGAAACAGGTAGTCAGACTCCACAACCAGAGACAGCGAAGAGTGTCAAATACGACTTGCTGCCCCGCTTTCGGACTTTCGCCGCGCAGATGTTTCAGAAGAAACAAGAAACTCCCCAGCAAAAATTCCGTTTATCCTCTCTGCGATGGTTGCCTCCAACTCAATTCAAGTTACCGCATTGGCAAGCCTCTCTCACTGCTTGGAAATCGTTACAAACAGAACAAACTCAACGTCTCGTCGATTGGGCGATCGCCCTTGCTCAACAGTACGAACTGGGACGGTCACCGAGCGGCAAATACGACTGGATGCTGAAACTAGCAAATCGGTTAGTGTTTTCTAGATGGCGCTCGGTGTTTGGCGGTCATCTCAAATACGCGATCTGCGGTGGTGCAGCTTTGAAAGCCGAGATTGCTAACCTGTTTGCCGCTGCTAGAGTCACGATTCTACAAGGCTATGGTTTGACAGAGACGAGTTCGGCAGTTGCCTGCAATCGGGGTAGCTTCAACCGAGCTGGAACAGTAGGAGTGCCTTTGCCTGGAATAGAAATCGCGATCGCCTCTGATGGTGAAATTTTAGTCAGGGGACCTTACGTGACGCAAGGCTACTATAAAAACCCCGAAGCTACCCAGCAGGCGATCGACTCTGAGGGTTGGTTTCATACAGGCGACATAGGAGAGTTTACTGCCGATGGTTTTCTGAAAATCGTTGGATTAAAGAAAAGTCACTTCAAGCTTTCAACAGGTAAATACGTCACGCCACAGCCATTAGAACACAAGTTAGAACAATCTCCTCTGGTAGCAAAAGCCGTTGCAGTGGGGGCAGAACGTAAATTCTGTGCGATGCTAATTTTTCCCGATTTCAATAACCTGCGCCAACAAGCTCAACTCTTGGAACTCGACCTACCAGATGCAGAATTATTGAACCATCCTTGTATTCTCGCCCTTTACCAGGCTTTAGTAGATGAAGCTAACTGCCATTTGCCTTACTGGTCTTTAGTTAAACGCTTTCAGCTCATCAACGCTACACTCAGCGTCGAGAACGGAATGCTGACCCCCAGTGGAGAAGTAAAACGCGCCAGGATCGCTGAAATGTTTGCTCAAGAAATTAATACTTTATATGGTCAAGAAGATTCCAAACGACGAGAGACACAGCGTCACGAACAACTCAACCTATGTCCCCCCGTACCCGCTGCGTCTACCTGTCCTGCATATGCTCAATCCTTAAGCCAGGGAGTAGAGAGAATTCGGAATTCGGAATTCGGAATTCGGAATTAA
- a CDS encoding alpha/beta hydrolase, with amino-acid sequence MKNIAGTFKGAGGLSLYYQSWHPQERSRAVVAIVHGLGAHSGLFLPAVEYLVSLGYAVYAFDLRGHGHSPGQRGHINRWTEFREDLSAFLQQIWQQEPNCPCFVWGHSLGGAIVLDYALRSPQGLRGAIVTAPALGKVGVSRLKLAIGRVFSRVYPRLSLKVGLNHHASSRNPNVISAYSQDPLRHEYGSARLATEFFAAVDWIENHASELQIPLLLLHGSADQVTHPESSWLFCERVTYPDKKCYEYPGSYHDLYADTNYQEVLVDIGNWLEQHLQEIDDSQAA; translated from the coding sequence ATGAAAAACATTGCAGGAACCTTCAAGGGCGCTGGTGGATTAAGCCTTTATTACCAAAGCTGGCATCCCCAAGAGCGATCGCGGGCTGTGGTCGCGATCGTACATGGTTTGGGAGCGCATAGCGGTCTGTTTCTACCTGCTGTAGAGTACTTAGTGTCTCTAGGTTATGCAGTCTATGCCTTTGATTTACGAGGTCACGGACACTCGCCAGGACAAAGGGGACATATTAATAGATGGACTGAATTTCGAGAAGATTTAAGCGCCTTTTTGCAGCAAATTTGGCAGCAAGAACCGAATTGCCCTTGTTTTGTCTGGGGACATAGTTTAGGAGGTGCGATTGTTTTGGATTATGCTTTGCGATCGCCGCAGGGATTGCGGGGTGCGATCGTCACTGCACCAGCCTTGGGGAAAGTTGGAGTTTCGCGCCTCAAACTAGCGATCGGGCGAGTCTTTTCCCGCGTCTATCCACGCTTGAGTCTTAAGGTTGGCTTGAATCATCATGCTAGTTCGCGCAATCCGAATGTTATTTCTGCTTATAGTCAAGACCCCTTACGTCACGAATACGGTAGTGCCAGACTTGCAACAGAATTCTTTGCTGCCGTGGATTGGATTGAAAATCATGCCTCTGAGCTGCAAATTCCTTTACTGCTGCTACATGGCAGTGCAGACCAAGTGACTCATCCTGAAAGTAGTTGGCTGTTCTGCGAACGGGTCACTTATCCCGACAAGAAATGCTACGAGTATCCTGGCAGTTATCACGATCTTTATGCCGATACGAATTATCAAGAAGTACTTGTAGACATTGGTAACTGGTTGGAGCAGCATTTGCAGGAAATTGATGACAGTCAAGCAGCATAA
- a CDS encoding pyridoxal phosphate-dependent aminotransferase: MNFAERMSRLGTESAFEVLAKAQRLEAQGRNIIHLEIGQPDFQTPMNICQAAFQAMKDGYTGYAPAAGLPQLRQAIAQYVTHTRGVEVHPDEVVVTPGAKPIIFFTILALVDTGDEVIYPNPGFPVYESVINFVGGKAIPLALREEVGFRFRIEDLEQAISPRTRLLILNSPQNPTGGVLQLEDLEAIANLAERHNFYILSDEIYSRILYEQTHHSIMSLPGMKERTILLDGYSKTYAMTGWRLGYGVAPQLLAQKLEQLTINSNSCTCSFTQIAGIEALTGTQEFVEQMVDEFRQRRDFIVDGLNAIAGIECVKPTGAFYVFPNVKQLPLSCDALAEYLLAEAGVAVLSGSAFGRFGEGYLRLSYANSLANIREALDRIQTAIAQLK, translated from the coding sequence ATGAATTTTGCCGAACGAATGAGCCGCCTGGGGACGGAATCTGCTTTTGAAGTCCTTGCCAAAGCACAACGATTGGAAGCTCAAGGACGTAACATAATTCATTTAGAAATCGGACAGCCAGACTTCCAGACACCGATGAATATCTGTCAGGCTGCATTTCAAGCCATGAAAGACGGCTACACTGGCTATGCTCCAGCCGCTGGATTACCTCAGTTGCGACAGGCGATCGCTCAATATGTGACACACACAAGAGGCGTTGAGGTGCATCCCGATGAAGTAGTAGTGACACCAGGAGCCAAACCGATAATTTTTTTCACAATTCTAGCGCTGGTAGATACAGGCGATGAGGTGATATATCCCAACCCAGGGTTTCCTGTTTACGAATCAGTCATTAACTTTGTAGGTGGCAAGGCAATTCCCCTAGCTTTGCGCGAAGAGGTTGGCTTTCGCTTTCGGATTGAGGATTTAGAGCAAGCAATTTCTCCCCGCACGCGACTATTAATTCTCAATTCTCCCCAAAATCCTACTGGAGGCGTACTGCAACTTGAAGATTTAGAGGCGATCGCCAATTTAGCAGAACGACATAATTTTTATATCCTCTCGGACGAAATCTACTCGCGCATCCTTTACGAACAAACACACCACAGCATTATGAGTTTGCCTGGAATGAAAGAGCGGACGATTCTGCTAGATGGTTACTCCAAAACTTACGCGATGACAGGGTGGCGCTTGGGTTATGGTGTGGCTCCCCAACTATTAGCTCAAAAGCTGGAGCAATTGACGATCAATTCTAATTCCTGCACCTGTTCGTTTACTCAAATTGCTGGGATTGAAGCACTGACAGGAACGCAAGAGTTTGTGGAACAAATGGTGGACGAATTCAGACAGCGAAGAGATTTTATTGTCGATGGTTTGAATGCGATCGCGGGTATTGAGTGCGTTAAACCTACAGGAGCATTCTATGTATTTCCTAATGTCAAACAACTTCCCCTTAGTTGTGATGCATTAGCAGAGTACTTACTAGCAGAAGCCGGAGTTGCCGTACTTTCTGGTTCTGCTTTTGGCAGATTTGGTGAGGGATATTTAAGGTTATCCTACGCTAACTCATTGGCAAATATTCGCGAAGCGCTCGACCGCATTCAAACTGCGATTGCTCAGCTCAAATGA
- a CDS encoding 2OG-Fe dioxygenase family protein — protein MLNLSKPQEFNCLASYVLEMVNAVKLEQLKPFFDFLPADPYLAGNYRFRNLSHFQIAGDRLIKLPHRQLFQSKVYNPILGDVVREYPELDDRLVASVDFQKIVWEFFQFCQLCTNFNEVAVHQIRTTASSQQLGNPAPEGIHRDGVELVGIFSVNRTGIEGGETHLYPEKDGRPAFSKILNPGEFLVFRDSQYFHYTSPVKATTSELGVRDVFVLTCPGLFPPESGVGSSDQ, from the coding sequence ATGCTGAATTTATCAAAACCACAAGAATTCAATTGTCTAGCCAGCTATGTTTTAGAAATGGTGAACGCTGTTAAGCTAGAGCAATTAAAACCATTTTTCGACTTCTTGCCAGCCGATCCATATTTAGCAGGCAACTATCGCTTTAGAAACCTTTCTCACTTTCAAATAGCTGGCGATCGCCTGATAAAGTTACCCCACAGACAGCTATTTCAATCGAAAGTATATAACCCAATTTTGGGAGATGTAGTTAGAGAGTATCCAGAACTTGACGATCGCCTAGTTGCGTCAGTAGATTTTCAAAAAATTGTGTGGGAATTTTTCCAGTTTTGCCAGCTTTGTACTAACTTCAACGAAGTTGCAGTGCATCAAATTAGAACCACAGCTTCTTCTCAGCAACTCGGCAATCCTGCGCCTGAAGGAATTCATCGCGATGGAGTCGAACTCGTCGGCATTTTCTCTGTGAATAGAACCGGAATTGAAGGGGGAGAAACGCACCTTTATCCAGAAAAAGATGGTCGTCCCGCTTTTAGCAAAATTCTCAATCCTGGCGAATTTTTAGTCTTTAGAGATAGTCAATACTTCCACTACACCTCGCCTGTCAAAGCAACTACATCTGAACTAGGGGTGAGAGATGTTTTCGTACTGACTTGTCCTGGATTATTTCCACCAGAGTCGGGAGTCGGGAGCAGTGACCAGTGA